The following is a genomic window from Amycolatopsis australiensis.
GCCCGGATGTGGTCGGCGCGTTCGGCGGGGATGTCGGCGAATTCGCCGGACAGCTCCAGGGTCGGCGGGTACCCGAGCAGCTCGCCGGCGATGCGGACCTCGCCGCGCGCCGACTCGGCGAGGTCGGTGGGCGTGCCGGTGTCGTGGCGAGGCTCCGGTGACCGCAGCGCGCGCACAGTGCCCCGGATCTCCTCGATGGTCTGGTCGAGCTGGTCGATCGCGTCCGAGAGGCGAGCACCATCGGCCTGAGCGAATCGTTTGCGCATGTTGCGCCGGACCCGGTCGAGCTGCATGCCGGCGCCGTAGAGCCGCTGGACGATGACGTCGTGAAGCTCGCGGGCGATCCGCTCCCGCTCTTCGTAGAGCGCGACGCGGTGCCGGGCGTTGGCGCCTTCGGCGAGAGCGAGCACGACGCCGGCCTGGGCAGCGAAGGCGACGAGCATCTCGACGGTCCCGGCCGAGAAGGGCTCACGGCCCCGCTTGCGGTAGACGGTGAGAGCGCCGAGAACCCGCCCTCCAGAGCCGAACGGTGCGGCGGCGAAGGGGCCGTAGCCCTGCAGCTCGGCGGGCACGAAAGGCGCCGTACGTGGATCGACGGTGAAGTCGGCACTGGCGACGGGCTCACCACCGCGGGCCACCCGCCCGGCAGCGGAGTCCGCGGGGAGGGCCAGGCCGCGGAGGGATTCACCGGCGGTCGTGGACGTGCCCTGGTCGCGGGACGGTTCGGCGGCTGCTGGTCGCGCACTCGCGGCGGCAGTTGGCTCGCCCGGCGCAGGGCTGCCCGCTGCCCCGGCAACGTCGACCACTGGTCGCGCACTCGCGCCGGCGGTTGGCTCGCCTGACGCGAGGCTGCCTGCTGTCCCGCTGCCGGTCGCTGGCGGCTCCGCCTCCGTGCTCCAGCCGGCGCGCGGG
Proteins encoded in this region:
- a CDS encoding GAF domain-containing sensor histidine kinase codes for the protein MDPTLAARALSAATEITSTALSGDDPGAVLDTVVARAAELADADLGLAMVSAEDGRVVVEAAHYANPHPEVGEVADPRAGWSTEAEPPATGSGTAGSLASGEPTAGASARPVVDVAGAAGSPAPGEPTAAASARPAAAEPSRDQGTSTTAGESLRGLALPADSAAGRVARGGEPVASADFTVDPRTAPFVPAELQGYGPFAAAPFGSGGRVLGALTVYRKRGREPFSAGTVEMLVAFAAQAGVVLALAEGANARHRVALYEERERIARELHDVIVQRLYGAGMQLDRVRRNMRKRFAQADGARLSDAIDQLDQTIEEIRGTVRALRSPEPRHDTGTPTDLAESARGEVRIAGELLGYPPTLELSGEFADIPAERADHIRAALREALSNVVRHSGASETRVTLTRDAGGVKLRVRDNGSGVPQGVATRGLRHLAERADAAGGKFFLNSSPSLGTLVAFDLPLD